The following coding sequences are from one Nilaparvata lugens isolate BPH chromosome 6, ASM1435652v1, whole genome shotgun sequence window:
- the LOC111052776 gene encoding lethal(2)neighbour of tid protein, translating into MQEVEGVINGTLDYSQLKGDTGPLVYPAGFVYIYTVLYYLTESGKNIRIAQYIFCVLYILTLMCVFRIYHKTRKVPPYAVIISCCTSYRIHSIFVLRMFNDPVAMLILYLSINMFIDGRWSIGSFLFSLAVSVKMNILLFSPALLLAYLYCLGLFGTIKQLSICASLQLFLGLPFLFTNPWAYLKGSFDIGRVFLFKWTVNWRFLPEDIFVNGYFHVLLLIVHILLLMIFFDTFKTCLKSYANLKQIEKEIKPQLRKTDKIDMNSSSQLLVLPLFTANLIGVACSRSLHYQFYIWYFHTLPYLLWCTPYTTVWRLIYMGLIELCWNTYPSTFWSSACLHVVHVSILYGLYKNRPGKGCSIHDQSKGK; encoded by the coding sequence ATGCAGGAAGTGGAAGGTGTTATAAATGGTACTTTGGATTATTCTCAACTTAAAGGTGACACTGGACCTTTGGTATACCCGGCTGGATTTGTGTACATCTATACGGTCTTGTATTACTTGACCGAAAGTGGTAAAAATATCCGAATAGCGCAATACATATTCTGTGTATTGTATATTTTGACTCTTATGTGTGTTTTTCGTATCTATCATAAGACAAGAAAGGTGCCACCTTATGCAGTTATTATATCTTGTTGCACCTCGTATCggattcattcaatatttgtttTAAGAATGTTTAATGATCCAGTAGCAATGCTAATATTGTATTTATCCATAAATATGTTTATAGATGGTAGGTGGAGCATTGGAAGTTTCTTGTTCAGTCTtgccgtttctgtaaaaatgaaCATTCTTCTTTTTTCACCGGCTTTGTTACTTGCTTATTTATACTGTCTTGGACTATTTGGTACAATCAAGCAATTAAGTATTTGTGCGTCTTTACAGTTATTCTTGGGGCTGCCTTTCCTTTTCACCAATCCTTGGGCTTACTTGAAAGGATCCTTTGATATTGGGCgagtttttttattcaaatggaCAGTGAATTGGAGGTTTCTACCGGAAGACATATTTGTGAATGgttattttcatgttttattaCTTATTGTTCATATTTTACTTCTCATGATATTTTTTGATACCTTCAAAACGTGCCTCAAAAGTTACgcaaatttaaaacaaattgaaaaagaaataaaacCCCAATTAAGAAAAACTGATAAGATTGATATGAACTCAAGTTCCCAACTACTGGTTCTTCCATTATTCACAGCTAATCTTATAGGGGTTGCTTGTAGCCGGTCTTTGCATTACCAATTTTACATATGGTATTTTCATACTCTGCCTTACCTTTTGTGGTGCACTCCCTATACCACAGTTTGGCGTCTTATCTATATGGGCCTAATAGAGTTGTGCTGGAATACATACCCTTCTACTTTCTGGAGTAGTGCCTGCTTACATGTTGTGCATGTATCAATTTTATACGGATTGTATAAGAATAGGCCTGGCAAAGGATGCTCGATACACGATCAAAGTAAAGGAAAATAA